From Vallitalea longa, one genomic window encodes:
- a CDS encoding VanZ family protein encodes MESHLFPIRIALLTFPVVAFLLTIPFLIYQYTKYHYVNKIRVLVTYSFLLYCITAYYLVILPLPDTRDVLGLYPAGKQMYQIIPFSFIRDIINETNVIISKPSTYLYLFREAAFLQAIFNVLLLTPLGIYLRYYFRKSFKKTILIGFLVSLFFELTQITGLYGIYNAPYRLFDVDDLILNTIGCFVGFVAAPIVTFFLPSYNRLDRNVDLDNMNVGFIRRFLALSIDWAIIVIFIDTNDFIQYVSSVFIYFIVIEYLTNGKTIGKLLTSIRVRGKGYRITFKELLIRYGILYYGLGLLNKLFINISEQYFVSQFIIFGLVFTIDTLVFISVLASIIKKEPFFYEKISKTKNIIDYKSSKSN; translated from the coding sequence ATGGAATCACATTTATTTCCTATTCGCATAGCACTGCTAACTTTTCCAGTGGTCGCTTTTTTATTGACAATTCCATTTTTGATATATCAGTATACAAAGTATCACTATGTAAATAAGATAAGGGTATTGGTTACATATTCGTTTTTACTTTATTGCATAACCGCTTATTATTTGGTCATATTACCTCTGCCTGATACTAGAGATGTGTTGGGTCTATATCCTGCGGGTAAACAGATGTATCAGATTATCCCATTCAGTTTTATAAGAGATATAATAAACGAGACTAATGTAATTATATCTAAACCTTCTACTTATTTATATCTTTTTAGGGAGGCTGCTTTTTTACAAGCTATATTCAATGTATTGTTATTGACTCCTTTAGGAATTTATTTGAGGTATTATTTCAGAAAGAGTTTCAAGAAAACCATATTAATAGGTTTTTTGGTTTCGTTGTTTTTTGAATTGACACAGATAACAGGTTTGTACGGAATCTATAATGCACCGTATAGACTGTTTGATGTAGACGATCTAATATTAAACACTATAGGGTGTTTTGTAGGTTTTGTAGCAGCTCCTATTGTGACGTTTTTTCTTCCTAGTTACAATAGGCTAGACAGAAATGTAGATCTGGACAATATGAATGTAGGCTTCATCAGGAGATTTTTAGCATTATCAATAGATTGGGCTATTATAGTGATATTTATTGATACCAATGATTTTATTCAATATGTATCAAGTGTATTTATTTACTTTATTGTCATAGAGTATTTAACTAATGGTAAAACTATTGGTAAGCTATTGACATCTATAAGAGTTCGAGGAAAAGGATATAGAATAACATTTAAGGAATTACTTATAAGATATGGCATTTTATATTATGGTTTAGGATTATTGAATAAATTGTTCATTAATATTAGCGAACAATATTTTGTTTCACAGTTTATTATATTTGGTCTAGTCTTTACTATTGATACTTTGGTTTTTATAAGCGTACTGGCTTCCATAATCAAAAAAGAACCGTTTTTCTATGAGAAGATAAGCAAAACCAAGAATATTATTGATTATAAATCTAGTAAATCAAATTAA
- a CDS encoding sensor histidine kinase → MMKVSLKHRLTIFIILLLITNLVTISLLTMKGIKNNQIEDYEKYLKESSKTANLFIREKYYETDYENLEVFYNRNPNELINELERILGIYPILFDIKGKKLGYSSGENTYNDNNDILTIALGNQIVYKKVEDTIIYMAPVYDFDKQIGVMQLQYSLGRENRFYWNTWGLLLRFGLVSIIITFILGRVYFINIVNKIKKLQESVRLIEDGQYDIGGNIISSKDEFGELSTGIETMAVKIDDNIKQLTDEKAKLQIALERVQNLEKKQKEFISNITHEFKTPITVIKTQIDLMNLYKDDEKLADRSYIVVDKELKRLNLMVEKVLHLSSLDKYEFEIRKQIIHTDILLQDIIDKLKAKASKYGITIRSELTPCQVCMDKESFMMIFINLIDNAIKYNITNGRISVTSIKKGDFNQIEIEDTGIGIPDECKERVFEPFYTVDKNKSKELSGTGLGLSLVKKMLEKQSSTIELMDSDEGTVFRLNIPIKD, encoded by the coding sequence ATGATGAAGGTAAGCCTTAAACATAGATTGACGATTTTTATCATTCTGTTGTTAATAACTAATCTAGTTACAATCAGTTTGCTTACCATGAAAGGTATCAAGAATAATCAAATAGAAGATTATGAAAAGTATCTAAAAGAAAGTAGTAAGACAGCTAACTTATTCATCAGAGAAAAATATTATGAAACGGATTATGAAAATCTAGAGGTTTTTTATAATAGGAATCCTAATGAACTAATTAATGAGCTGGAAAGGATTTTGGGTATATATCCAATATTATTTGATATTAAAGGTAAAAAGTTAGGATATAGTTCAGGAGAAAATACATATAATGACAATAATGATATACTGACAATAGCTTTAGGTAATCAAATCGTATACAAGAAAGTTGAAGATACAATAATATATATGGCTCCTGTCTATGATTTTGATAAACAAATTGGAGTTATGCAGTTACAATATAGTCTAGGTAGAGAAAACAGGTTTTACTGGAATACTTGGGGATTACTTCTTCGATTTGGTTTAGTCTCTATAATTATAACATTCATATTGGGGAGAGTATATTTTATAAACATAGTGAATAAAATCAAGAAGTTACAAGAATCTGTTAGACTAATAGAAGATGGACAATATGATATAGGAGGAAATATCATTAGCAGTAAAGATGAGTTTGGTGAGCTAAGTACAGGTATAGAGACTATGGCAGTCAAAATAGATGATAATATAAAGCAATTGACAGATGAAAAAGCCAAACTGCAAATAGCTCTGGAACGTGTCCAGAATCTAGAAAAGAAACAAAAGGAATTCATCAGCAATATTACACATGAATTCAAAACACCTATAACTGTCATTAAGACTCAGATTGACTTGATGAACCTATATAAGGACGATGAAAAATTAGCGGATAGATCCTATATCGTTGTTGATAAAGAACTGAAAAGATTAAATTTGATGGTAGAAAAAGTATTACATCTATCCAGTTTAGACAAGTATGAATTTGAGATAAGAAAACAGATTATCCATACTGATATCCTATTACAGGATATAATTGATAAGTTGAAGGCAAAAGCTTCTAAATACGGTATTACAATAAGATCAGAACTAACACCCTGCCAAGTATGTATGGATAAAGAAAGTTTTATGATGATATTCATTAATCTGATTGACAATGCAATAAAATATAATATAACAAATGGCAGAATATCAGTTACAAGCATAAAAAAAGGAGATTTCAATCAGATAGAAATTGAAGATACGGGTATAGGAATACCTGATGAATGTAAGGAAAGAGTATTTGAACCTTTCTATACAGTTGACAAGAACAAATCCAAGGAATTGTCAGGTACAGGTCTTGGATTGAGTCTTGTAAAGAAAATGTTGGAAAAACAAAGTTCAACTATTGAACTTATGGATTCAGATGAAGGTACGGTATTTAGACTAAATATACCAATTAAAGATTAG
- a CDS encoding alpha/beta hydrolase, translating into MKKKLIKLSSVIFIVGALLIILVGFLLAFIPARMTKIHTDKIVKLYLNDMSYDIEDFHDKCYDMIQEDELITEDGHSIPIFYLLKENTYDNKTIVLVHWHESNHKAMYPIAEFFLEQDFNVVLYDARAHGDNTAKTVTFGYYEKEDLGTVIDYVNSKMTEDNIIGALGQSMGGATVGYYSGSNHGSENLDFAIIDSGYTSMYDEIGWQIDSFFIPMPTELLTKLGNLSNNQVYGYTYKNVSIVDAMKKSSIPTLIIHSEIDKKCPYYMGKELYEAIPHDNKRLVTFNNSKHLCAFWDEQAKYEEAIISFIDEYVN; encoded by the coding sequence ATGAAAAAGAAGTTAATAAAACTTAGTTCCGTTATATTTATAGTTGGTGCATTATTAATTATATTAGTGGGATTTTTACTAGCTTTTATTCCAGCAAGAATGACAAAAATACATACCGATAAAATTGTAAAATTATATTTGAATGATATGAGTTATGACATAGAAGATTTTCATGATAAATGTTATGATATGATTCAAGAAGATGAATTAATAACAGAGGATGGACATAGTATACCAATATTTTATTTATTGAAAGAGAATACTTATGATAATAAAACCATTGTTTTAGTTCATTGGCATGAATCAAATCACAAAGCAATGTATCCTATTGCAGAATTTTTTTTGGAGCAGGATTTCAATGTTGTTTTATATGATGCGAGAGCTCATGGGGATAATACTGCTAAGACTGTGACTTTTGGATATTATGAAAAAGAGGATTTGGGAACTGTTATTGATTATGTTAATAGTAAGATGACAGAAGATAATATTATAGGTGCTCTAGGTCAATCAATGGGTGGTGCTACCGTTGGTTATTATTCAGGAAGTAACCATGGAAGTGAAAATCTGGATTTTGCAATTATAGATAGCGGATATACAAGTATGTATGATGAAATAGGTTGGCAGATTGATTCATTTTTTATTCCGATGCCAACTGAACTTTTAACTAAATTAGGTAATTTATCAAATAATCAGGTGTATGGTTATACATATAAAAATGTTAGTATTGTTGATGCAATGAAAAAAAGTAGTATACCTACATTAATAATTCATAGTGAAATAGACAAGAAATGCCCATACTATATGGGAAAAGAATTATATGAAGCGATACCACATGATAATAAGAGATTAGTTACATTCAATAATTCAAAACATTTATGTGCTTTTTGGGATGAACAAGCAAAATATGAAGAAGCTATAATTTCGTTTATTGATGAATATGTTAATTGA
- a CDS encoding response regulator transcription factor, which translates to MTKIVVADDEKHITDAISYALERENYHVYKAYDGKEVLELVKEKRPDILVLDIMMPKYNGYDVCKNIEDTNGMGIIMLTAKSTLFDKVLGLELGADDYITKPFEIQELLARVRSLERRINKKHNNIEKDDDNILTIEGIKVNTLERVVYIDDEQINLKAREYDLLIFLMKNVRTTFTREMILDRVWDMDYYGGTRTVDIHIQRIRKHLGKYSQLIKTVPKVGYKMVECI; encoded by the coding sequence ATGACAAAAATTGTAGTAGCTGATGATGAAAAGCATATAACAGATGCAATATCATATGCTCTGGAACGTGAGAATTATCATGTATATAAAGCATATGATGGTAAAGAAGTTCTAGAATTAGTTAAAGAAAAGCGTCCTGACATACTAGTGTTAGATATCATGATGCCCAAATATAATGGATATGATGTTTGTAAAAATATTGAAGATACTAACGGTATGGGTATCATAATGCTTACAGCCAAGAGTACTCTATTCGATAAAGTACTTGGACTGGAACTAGGTGCAGATGATTATATTACAAAACCTTTTGAAATACAGGAATTACTGGCACGAGTAAGATCACTAGAAAGAAGAATCAATAAGAAACATAATAATATAGAAAAAGATGACGATAATATACTAACAATTGAAGGTATAAAAGTTAATACATTAGAAAGAGTTGTTTATATAGATGATGAACAGATTAATCTCAAAGCGAGGGAGTATGATTTACTGATATTCTTAATGAAAAACGTAAGGACGACTTTTACAAGAGAAATGATATTGGATCGGGTCTGGGATATGGATTATTATGGAGGAACAAGAACTGTTGATATTCATATCCAACGTATTCGAAAGCATTTGGGAAAATATAGTCAGTTAATCAAGACTGTACCGAAAGTAGGGTACAAAATGGTGGAGTGTATATGA